One Acidobacteriota bacterium genomic region harbors:
- the guaD gene encoding guanine deaminase translates to MNHFPSSGSYQIRGRIYTPLSDGTHLSLEDGRIAVDQGRISSVGPWGDGPDSETGAPVHHLPSRYLISPGFIDTHLHAPQIEMIGSYGGHLLEWLERHTFPTEAKFSDPEYASEIARLLFPILLSHGTTTAMLFSSVHEAATHRFFRAAADSGIRAIIGKTMMDRNAPDSLLETPSESIARSRAVLEEWHGAAEGLIGYAITPRFGPTSTPDLLEAAGTLAREFPDCWIQTHISESLPELDLVRELFPDEIDYTHVYDRFGLLRKRTVLAHGIHLNDSELRTIATRGAGISHCPNSNLYLGSGLFPLDRIESAGIRIGLGTDVGAGTTPSMLAAMADTYKVQQVRGRSLDPARLWRFATLDGARLLDLDDVTGSLEPGKEADFIALDLEATDLLAMRTRNAESIEDLLAGCIFAGDDRTVAAAYVRGRRVHCATR, encoded by the coding sequence GTGAACCATTTCCCGTCCTCCGGCTCCTATCAGATACGAGGCCGGATCTACACCCCCCTTTCCGACGGCACTCACCTCTCGCTCGAGGATGGCCGGATTGCCGTCGATCAGGGTCGCATCTCCTCGGTCGGTCCCTGGGGCGATGGTCCGGACAGCGAGACCGGCGCACCAGTGCACCACCTCCCCTCCCGGTACCTCATCTCGCCCGGCTTCATAGACACGCACCTTCACGCTCCGCAGATCGAGATGATCGGTTCCTACGGAGGCCACCTCCTCGAATGGCTGGAACGACATACCTTCCCGACCGAAGCGAAGTTCTCCGATCCCGAGTACGCATCGGAGATCGCGCGCCTGCTGTTCCCGATTCTCCTGAGCCACGGTACGACTACGGCCATGCTCTTTTCGTCCGTGCACGAAGCGGCAACGCACCGTTTCTTCCGCGCCGCAGCAGACTCCGGCATCCGGGCAATCATCGGCAAGACGATGATGGACCGGAATGCTCCCGACTCCCTTCTCGAAACCCCATCAGAATCGATAGCGCGAAGCCGAGCGGTGCTCGAAGAATGGCACGGCGCGGCAGAAGGACTCATCGGTTACGCCATCACTCCCCGCTTCGGCCCCACCTCCACTCCGGATCTGCTCGAAGCGGCCGGCACGCTCGCTCGAGAGTTTCCCGACTGCTGGATTCAGACTCACATCTCCGAGAGCCTTCCCGAGCTCGATCTCGTCCGAGAGCTCTTCCCCGACGAAATCGACTACACCCACGTCTACGACCGTTTCGGACTTCTTCGAAAAAGAACCGTGCTGGCTCACGGCATCCATCTCAACGACTCCGAGCTTCGCACGATCGCAACTCGAGGCGCCGGAATCTCTCACTGTCCGAACTCCAATCTCTACCTCGGTAGCGGCCTCTTCCCTCTCGACAGAATCGAGTCCGCCGGCATCCGGATCGGCCTCGGTACCGACGTCGGAGCCGGAACGACTCCGTCGATGCTCGCGGCGATGGCCGACACCTACAAGGTCCAGCAGGTTCGCGGGAGGTCGCTCGATCCTGCGCGACTTTGGCGCTTCGCAACTCTCGACGGCGCCCGGCTCCTCGATCTCGACGACGTCACCGGAAGCCTCGAGCCAGGGAAGGAAGCCGATTTCATCGCACTCGATCTCGAAGCCACCGACCTTCTCGCAATGCGCACCCGGAACGCCGAATCGATC
- a CDS encoding ribonuclease H-like domain-containing protein, giving the protein MKRLVIDIETVGIPWEEHDTYVREYLIKGMGEAEAEEEKRRGALSPFTGRIAVIGVLNVDDGRRAALIEMPGRREIQMWKEDDRTYITGTEKQILEKFWEFFAPVDRFITFNGRQFDGPFLMIRSAVNGVIPRRDLIGRRYSYHPNCDLREALNFMGTVYSRQMRFNLDLACKTFGVDSSKTEGMDGRSVETMYRSGMHREIADYCLEDVRATGELYLKLAPTILCWNDDFSRAEKIAEARTARASRTQSELPDESEFMRGVEESSAQLSSSIDEPQADTTPKPDDADRRQQAHAFEKLVRENDSEEDDLESVETP; this is encoded by the coding sequence ATGAAGCGGCTCGTGATCGACATCGAAACGGTCGGTATCCCCTGGGAAGAGCACGATACGTACGTTCGCGAATACCTGATCAAGGGAATGGGTGAAGCCGAGGCGGAAGAAGAAAAGCGAAGAGGAGCTCTCTCTCCATTCACGGGTCGGATTGCCGTCATCGGCGTCCTCAACGTCGACGACGGTCGGCGCGCGGCACTGATCGAAATGCCCGGACGTCGCGAGATTCAGATGTGGAAAGAGGACGACCGCACCTACATCACCGGAACCGAGAAGCAGATCCTCGAAAAGTTCTGGGAGTTCTTCGCCCCGGTGGATCGATTCATCACCTTCAACGGCCGCCAGTTCGACGGCCCCTTCCTGATGATTCGCTCCGCCGTCAACGGAGTGATTCCACGTCGGGATCTGATCGGCCGACGCTACAGCTATCACCCCAACTGCGACCTTCGCGAAGCGCTCAACTTCATGGGAACGGTCTACTCGAGGCAGATGCGGTTCAATCTCGACCTCGCCTGCAAGACTTTCGGTGTCGACAGCTCGAAAACCGAAGGAATGGACGGACGCTCGGTGGAAACGATGTACCGCAGTGGGATGCACCGCGAAATCGCAGACTACTGCCTCGAGGACGTACGGGCCACGGGCGAGCTCTACCTGAAGCTCGCACCGACAATTCTCTGCTGGAACGACGATTTCTCCCGCGCGGAGAAAATCGCCGAGGCCCGGACTGCACGCGCCTCACGCACGCAGAGCGAACTACCCGACGAGAGTGAGTTCATGCGCGGTGTCGAGGAGTCATCCGCCCAGCTCTCGTCCTCGATTGATGAACCGCAGGCGGATACCACTCCAAAGCCTGATGACGCGGATCGCCGCCAGCAGGCCCACGCCTTCGAGAAGCTCGTCCGGGAGAACGACTCCGAAGAGGACGATCTCGAGAGCGTCGAGACTCCGTGA
- the dut gene encoding dUTP diphosphatase: MTAATVSVRSFANDLPHPAKGSELASGYDLRAAIDEPLVLSSGARALVPTGIAIALPAGFEGQVRPRSGLAVSHGVTVLNAPGTIDSDYRGEIKVILINHGDSDFTIRRGDRIAQLVFAELARLEIRLVAELDDTLRGDGGFGSTGTD; the protein is encoded by the coding sequence ATGACCGCAGCGACCGTTTCGGTGAGGAGTTTCGCGAATGACCTCCCGCATCCGGCGAAAGGATCCGAGCTCGCCTCAGGTTACGACCTTCGGGCGGCGATTGACGAACCGCTCGTACTTTCATCGGGCGCCCGGGCGCTCGTTCCCACAGGAATAGCGATCGCGCTACCCGCCGGGTTCGAAGGTCAGGTTCGTCCCAGGAGCGGTCTCGCTGTGAGCCACGGGGTTACCGTTCTCAACGCTCCCGGTACAATCGACTCCGATTACCGCGGAGAGATCAAGGTGATACTCATCAACCACGGCGATTCGGATTTCACGATTCGGCGGGGCGATCGCATCGCCCAGCTCGTTTTCGCAGAGCTTGCCCGACTCGAGATCCGGCTCGTCGCCGAGCTGGACGATACACTGAGAGGTGACGGTGGATTCGGAAGTACAGGAACCGACTGA
- a CDS encoding M36 family metallopeptidase: protein MRVRLNFLFAALALAVTPALARDDMGDPAEKLRIRSEAAVLRVDGRFSPAVNPPSPESVLAMLRAETGAELEETSRQRGRLTEARRFVQIADGLEIVGTGAVLRLSGDEVTGFDARIARIDELRKALAAPPPIRRSALRSGHGANVAPAREVLLVTDDGVIRALELRIEESPLKEALHYYDADGSLVLRIPLWFHSSREVSIFRSNPVTKLNNAELRDENDAAAAVPAAAYEENSLEIDEASSSLATSRVAIADLDAPATLGVDPASPDLIFDRSDPRFEEVMAVWHIDRSLAYLESLGYTGTNQIVNTSITVDAHGGNGSDNSFYTKRTTGPVLVFGDGGVDDAEDPDIIYHELGHAIHDGIAPSILFGTSASDARAISEGFSDYWAFSEGLAESVSNGRDPACIGDWDARCGLGASSGCSYPADADCLRRTDASVVLDELDRSGHAGTEHQNGRLWSSTLRELFLGLSRLHGENEGKRRADMLVLEGMVGIPFMPTLQNAADGLIDADDAMYDGATRIMLCGALLSRGVEVSRCHRPWKGAHTVFPAAGTLMPGTGSIRSTHWVPLRGSVRDTRVSIRLDHPDLRDLEISIIAPDDTRVLLARRGSLSGSSLVRTFGLDIPSSEPLGSLDGHELQGEWTLLIHSESSQTGILHGWNLAFATHQGQAPVSRRESGPRIALIPAAGHSPGANSTHWITDLTLRNLTNSPQHIFLILTPAGTNGDESAMITRLFIEPAQTLTLRDVAKTIFGFEGACSLDIRGPQNVLTATSRTYNDSPLGTFGQSIPTYRAPTLGSADPVLFIPGLRETLEFRSNVGFTETSGQPVTMTLEVVGADGDLLGTMSLSFRPWEHRQVSTRGLANEYEAGMARLRYESGEGSLAAYASIIDNRTGDPIYLPAARAEATDSKIIPVVAHLDGAGGSKWRSDLYLSNPLDEPLELSIRYRGVSGAVSGRVEGTLGPYSSAFVMDVVESWFGASGGGHLEITPGSAIVSSRTWNDRGNGSFGQNVASVATGDGITELGQSGVAIGVEQSDHFRTNVGLVEIGDGFAVFDVTVFGERGAMLCTARFGLAPREQRQVSLPSMGCRTTPGGYVVLTKVSGDGSVVGWASVVDNLSGDPVFMPITGRDTP, encoded by the coding sequence ATGAGAGTTCGGCTCAACTTCCTCTTTGCGGCGCTGGCCCTGGCCGTGACCCCCGCGCTCGCCCGTGACGACATGGGCGATCCTGCGGAGAAGCTTCGCATCCGCAGCGAAGCTGCCGTCCTCCGCGTCGACGGCAGGTTCTCCCCAGCGGTCAATCCACCTTCACCCGAATCCGTTCTCGCGATGCTGCGTGCGGAGACGGGGGCTGAGCTCGAGGAAACCAGCCGCCAGCGCGGACGACTCACCGAAGCGCGGCGGTTCGTTCAGATCGCGGATGGACTCGAGATCGTCGGGACGGGCGCTGTCCTTCGGCTTTCGGGCGACGAGGTCACCGGGTTCGACGCCCGGATCGCGAGGATCGACGAGCTCCGGAAGGCTCTCGCCGCGCCGCCGCCGATACGCCGCTCCGCCCTCCGCTCCGGCCACGGCGCGAACGTAGCTCCTGCACGCGAGGTGCTCCTGGTCACCGACGATGGGGTGATCCGGGCTCTCGAACTGCGGATCGAGGAATCGCCGCTCAAAGAGGCGCTTCACTATTACGACGCCGACGGTTCACTCGTTCTCCGAATCCCTCTCTGGTTCCACTCGAGCCGTGAGGTTTCCATTTTCCGCTCGAATCCGGTGACCAAGCTCAACAATGCGGAACTGCGCGACGAGAACGATGCCGCGGCGGCCGTGCCCGCCGCCGCGTACGAGGAGAATTCGCTGGAGATTGACGAAGCGAGCTCGTCCCTGGCGACCTCCCGCGTCGCGATCGCCGATCTCGATGCCCCGGCGACCCTGGGCGTCGATCCTGCCTCCCCCGATCTGATCTTCGATCGAAGCGATCCCCGATTCGAGGAGGTGATGGCGGTGTGGCACATCGACCGCTCGCTCGCATATCTCGAATCTCTCGGGTATACCGGCACGAACCAGATCGTCAACACCAGCATTACGGTCGACGCTCATGGTGGCAACGGAAGCGACAATTCGTTTTACACCAAGCGGACGACCGGGCCGGTGCTCGTCTTCGGCGACGGGGGTGTCGACGACGCCGAGGATCCCGACATCATCTATCACGAGCTGGGGCATGCGATCCACGACGGGATCGCCCCTTCGATTCTCTTCGGAACGTCCGCCTCGGATGCGCGGGCAATCTCCGAGGGCTTCTCGGATTACTGGGCATTCAGCGAGGGATTGGCCGAGAGCGTATCGAATGGACGAGACCCGGCATGCATCGGCGACTGGGACGCACGCTGCGGACTCGGAGCCTCCTCGGGTTGCTCATATCCGGCAGACGCCGACTGCCTGCGCCGAACGGATGCGAGTGTCGTCCTCGACGAGCTCGACCGCAGCGGTCACGCCGGAACCGAACATCAGAACGGGCGGCTGTGGTCCTCGACGCTTCGAGAGCTCTTTCTCGGCCTCTCCCGCCTTCATGGAGAGAATGAAGGAAAGCGTCGGGCCGACATGCTGGTACTCGAAGGGATGGTCGGCATCCCCTTCATGCCGACCCTCCAGAATGCCGCAGACGGATTGATCGACGCCGACGATGCGATGTACGACGGAGCGACCCGGATCATGCTGTGCGGAGCGCTCCTCTCACGGGGCGTCGAGGTCTCGCGCTGCCACCGGCCATGGAAGGGTGCTCACACGGTTTTTCCTGCCGCAGGTACCCTCATGCCGGGGACTGGCTCGATTCGGTCCACCCACTGGGTGCCGCTTCGGGGAAGCGTTCGGGACACGAGAGTTTCCATCCGGCTGGATCATCCGGACCTCAGGGATCTGGAAATCTCCATCATTGCGCCCGACGACACCCGGGTTCTGCTGGCGAGAAGAGGATCGCTCTCCGGTTCATCGCTGGTCCGGACGTTCGGACTCGACATTCCCTCCTCGGAGCCACTCGGTTCGCTCGACGGACACGAGCTTCAGGGGGAGTGGACCCTGCTGATTCACTCGGAGAGCTCCCAGACGGGCATCCTTCACGGATGGAATCTCGCATTCGCTACCCACCAGGGCCAGGCCCCCGTCTCGAGGCGGGAAAGCGGTCCGCGAATCGCGCTGATTCCCGCCGCGGGTCACAGTCCGGGCGCGAACTCGACTCATTGGATCACCGATCTGACGCTGAGGAATCTCACCAACTCTCCTCAGCACATCTTCCTCATCCTCACCCCGGCCGGCACGAACGGGGATGAATCTGCGATGATCACACGCCTGTTCATCGAGCCGGCTCAGACGCTCACTCTTCGCGACGTGGCAAAGACGATTTTCGGATTCGAGGGAGCCTGTTCTCTCGACATTCGGGGTCCGCAGAACGTGCTCACGGCGACCAGTCGAACCTACAACGATTCGCCCCTCGGAACGTTCGGCCAATCGATCCCGACCTATCGGGCACCGACCCTCGGCAGCGCCGATCCCGTTCTGTTCATCCCGGGTCTGCGCGAGACGCTCGAGTTCCGGTCCAACGTCGGCTTCACTGAAACGTCGGGGCAGCCAGTGACGATGACGCTCGAGGTCGTCGGAGCCGATGGCGACCTGCTCGGAACGATGTCGCTGTCATTTCGTCCATGGGAGCATCGTCAGGTGTCGACCCGCGGGCTGGCAAACGAATACGAAGCAGGAATGGCGCGGCTTCGATACGAGTCCGGGGAGGGAAGTCTGGCCGCGTACGCTTCGATCATCGACAACCGGACGGGCGATCCGATCTACCTCCCCGCAGCGCGAGCGGAGGCGACGGACTCGAAGATCATTCCGGTCGTGGCACATCTCGACGGGGCCGGCGGCTCCAAGTGGCGAAGCGATCTCTATCTTTCGAATCCTCTCGACGAGCCGCTCGAGCTGTCGATTCGGTATCGGGGAGTCTCGGGGGCCGTATCCGGAAGGGTGGAGGGGACTCTCGGTCCGTACTCGTCGGCGTTCGTCATGGACGTGGTGGAAAGCTGGTTCGGGGCGTCCGGCGGCGGCCACCTCGAGATCACACCCGGAAGCGCAATCGTCTCGAGCAGAACGTGGAATGACCGTGGAAACGGCAGCTTCGGACAGAATGTCGCAAGCGTCGCAACCGGGGATGGGATCACCGAGCTCGGCCAGTCGGGCGTGGCGATCGGCGTGGAACAGAGCGACCATTTCCGGACGAACGTGGGGCTCGTCGAGATCGGTGACGGATTCGCGGTGTTCGACGTCACCGTCTTCGGAGAGAGAGGGGCGATGCTCTGCACCGCCCGGTTCGGCCTGGCTCCCCGCGAGCAGAGACAGGTCTCACTCCCTTCGATGGGTTGCAGGACGACTCCGGGAGGTTACGTGGTTCTGACCAAGGTTTCGGGAGACGGTTCGGTGGTCGGGTGGGCATCCGTGGTCGACAACCTGAGCGGCGATCCCGTCTTCATGCCGATCACCGGGAGAGACACACCATGA
- a CDS encoding YigZ family protein codes for MNDSFETLESETRASIRVKRSEFIGIAFPVTSEVEFRGRLDDLRKEMHSARHHCWAFEVSEDGVELARSSDDGEPAGSAGRPIASAIEGSGLRNVGCVVARWFGGVKLGTGGLGRAYREAAAEALDLGPRKTIIAYSRIRVDAPFEMLNELYRMVDPPDVVLVHEQFGPEGNRFDLDIRKGRVEQMTRMLEERMLRWMQTG; via the coding sequence GTGAACGACTCTTTCGAGACCCTCGAATCGGAAACCCGTGCTTCGATCAGGGTGAAGCGGTCGGAGTTCATCGGAATCGCGTTTCCCGTGACGAGCGAGGTCGAATTTCGTGGACGGCTCGACGATCTCCGGAAGGAGATGCATTCGGCGCGACATCACTGCTGGGCGTTCGAGGTTTCGGAGGATGGGGTCGAGCTCGCGCGCAGCTCGGATGATGGTGAACCGGCGGGCAGCGCGGGCCGCCCGATCGCGTCTGCCATCGAGGGATCGGGATTGCGCAACGTTGGCTGTGTCGTTGCGCGGTGGTTCGGCGGAGTGAAGCTCGGAACGGGCGGGCTCGGTCGCGCGTACCGCGAAGCCGCGGCGGAAGCGCTCGATCTCGGGCCTCGTAAGACGATCATTGCGTACAGTCGGATCCGGGTCGACGCTCCCTTCGAGATGCTCAATGAGCTGTATCGCATGGTCGATCCGCCCGACGTTGTTCTGGTGCACGAGCAGTTCGGACCGGAAGGGAACCGGTTCGACCTCGATATCCGGAAGGGGAGGGTCGAGCAGATGACTCGAATGCTCGAGGAGAGAATGCTCCGATGGATGCAAACCGGTTGA
- a CDS encoding M20/M25/M40 family metallo-hydrolase: MKRSLLILSLLLTFSCSTTPAVVAAPPSSPEFSADRIEADIRFLADDLLEGRDTGSRGHEIAARYVAAEFAKMGIEPAGDDGWFQRVPFVRATATDVSFELRSAEGVITMTPAEDFSVVPSASRPELNVAGPIVFAGYGVIEPDQDWNDYEGLDVDGAIVLVIRNAPESFPSTLRAVNASTLRKLELASERGAVGMIEVTARTRDGDSSTRRPRSLGWPSVRWVEPTGRVHDEEGLPARIRLSDDGAAKLFEAAGRDFDDLVVDVEEGKVAGYPLGISGQLSITSEIEGFASPNVLGMVRGTKWPGESLIYLAHLDHVGIRESEDDEDHIYNGAYDNASGVASMLEVARAFAESEERPERSIVFAAVTGEEKGLLGADYLAINPTDPIGEPIAAISIDMFLMLYPLHDVVGFGAEHSTLGTALDRAAESMGIVTSPDYAPEQTLFVRTDHYPFVRQGVPGLFLVHGVQDGTPETGREAMTEWLRTHYHRPSDDLNQEIDFDAGARFAELNYRLGLEIANAPDRPRWNEGDWFGEHYGTMKSEE; the protein is encoded by the coding sequence ATGAAGCGCTCCCTTCTGATTCTCTCGCTGCTGCTCACGTTCTCGTGCTCGACCACGCCGGCCGTCGTCGCCGCCCCTCCGTCTTCACCGGAGTTCTCGGCGGATCGGATCGAGGCGGATATCCGCTTTCTGGCCGACGATCTGCTCGAAGGGCGGGATACGGGAAGTCGCGGACACGAGATTGCGGCGCGATACGTCGCGGCTGAGTTTGCGAAGATGGGGATCGAGCCGGCGGGTGACGATGGATGGTTCCAGCGCGTTCCCTTCGTTCGCGCGACCGCAACGGATGTCTCGTTCGAGCTGAGAAGTGCCGAAGGTGTGATCACGATGACGCCCGCAGAGGATTTCAGCGTGGTCCCGAGTGCGTCGCGGCCCGAGCTCAACGTCGCGGGTCCCATCGTGTTCGCGGGCTACGGCGTCATCGAGCCGGATCAGGACTGGAACGACTACGAGGGACTCGACGTCGATGGCGCGATCGTTCTGGTGATTCGCAACGCCCCTGAATCGTTTCCTTCGACGCTCCGCGCGGTGAATGCGAGCACACTCCGGAAGCTCGAGCTCGCGAGTGAGCGCGGCGCCGTCGGCATGATCGAGGTCACTGCAAGAACCCGTGACGGAGATTCGTCGACGCGGAGGCCGCGTTCGCTCGGCTGGCCATCGGTCCGGTGGGTCGAGCCCACCGGTAGAGTTCACGATGAGGAAGGCCTTCCCGCCCGGATCCGTCTGAGCGACGACGGCGCGGCCAAACTGTTCGAGGCCGCCGGCCGGGATTTCGACGATCTCGTCGTTGATGTCGAAGAAGGTAAAGTCGCCGGATATCCGCTCGGCATCTCCGGACAGCTTTCGATCACCAGTGAGATCGAGGGATTCGCGAGCCCCAACGTGCTCGGGATGGTGCGCGGAACGAAATGGCCGGGCGAATCGCTGATCTACCTCGCGCATCTCGATCACGTCGGCATCCGCGAGTCCGAAGACGACGAGGACCACATCTACAACGGCGCGTACGACAATGCATCGGGAGTTGCGTCGATGCTCGAGGTCGCAAGGGCATTTGCGGAGAGCGAGGAGCGTCCGGAGCGTTCGATCGTTTTCGCAGCGGTGACGGGCGAAGAGAAGGGCCTGCTCGGTGCCGATTATCTGGCGATCAACCCGACCGATCCGATCGGTGAGCCGATCGCTGCGATCTCGATCGACATGTTCCTGATGCTGTATCCGCTGCACGACGTCGTCGGCTTCGGAGCCGAGCACTCGACGCTGGGGACGGCGTTGGATCGCGCCGCCGAGTCGATGGGGATCGTCACGAGTCCGGACTACGCTCCGGAGCAGACGCTATTCGTCCGAACCGACCACTACCCCTTTGTACGGCAGGGTGTTCCGGGACTCTTTCTCGTGCACGGTGTGCAGGATGGAACTCCGGAGACCGGGCGCGAGGCGATGACCGAATGGCTGCGCACCCATTACCATCGTCCTTCCGATGATCTGAACCAGGAGATCGACTTCGATGCCGGAGCCCGGTTCGCGGAGCTGAACTACAGGCTCGGACTCGAGATCGCCAACGCCCCCGACCGCCCTCGATGGAACGAGGGTGACTGGTTCGGCGAGCATTACGGAACGATGAAGAGTGAAGAGTGA
- a CDS encoding phosphatase PAP2 family protein, with translation MEAIPFFVWAGSILVLWMLFYAAYRVSHASGRRLFTWLSARASERDFFTKLFPARFQPRTPYLKLGLLLLAGAIVVFITGDWFVDIAEEVTANSETIRTLDENARAWAVEHRRDTMLLFVLFVTTVSQPGGLGIIAAGMAVFCLFRKRRDLAFFVAASSLGGALLNVLLKEWFKRDRPDLAVALSDAPGYSFPSGHTMGSMIVIGSIVWAILRLSHSRAAKTFSLAAGISSILAISSSRIYLGVHWLTDVAAGLAAGVTWLVFAIVIWEASRRLHFTRAAAKAHLGSAGVGSEPGNSTH, from the coding sequence ATGGAAGCGATCCCCTTTTTCGTCTGGGCCGGCTCGATCCTGGTTCTCTGGATGCTCTTCTACGCCGCCTACCGGGTGTCTCATGCCTCGGGACGGCGTCTGTTCACCTGGCTTTCGGCGCGAGCATCGGAGCGCGATTTCTTCACGAAACTCTTTCCCGCCCGCTTTCAACCACGCACTCCCTACCTGAAACTCGGACTCCTTCTCCTGGCAGGAGCGATTGTCGTCTTCATCACCGGGGATTGGTTCGTCGACATCGCGGAAGAGGTGACCGCGAACAGCGAAACGATCCGCACGCTCGACGAAAATGCGAGGGCCTGGGCGGTCGAGCATCGGCGCGACACGATGCTGCTCTTCGTTCTTTTCGTGACGACGGTCAGTCAACCGGGGGGGCTCGGAATCATCGCTGCGGGAATGGCAGTGTTCTGCCTCTTCCGGAAACGGCGGGATCTCGCGTTCTTCGTGGCGGCCAGCTCGCTCGGAGGCGCTCTGCTCAATGTGCTTCTCAAAGAATGGTTCAAGCGCGACCGGCCGGATCTCGCGGTTGCCCTCAGTGACGCTCCAGGTTATTCATTTCCATCCGGCCACACGATGGGATCGATGATCGTCATCGGTTCGATCGTCTGGGCCATTCTGAGACTGTCGCACTCCCGGGCTGCGAAAACGTTCAGCCTCGCCGCAGGAATCTCTTCCATCCTCGCGATCTCGTCATCGCGCATCTATCTCGGGGTTCACTGGTTGACGGATGTAGCCGCCGGTCTCGCAGCGGGCGTGACCTGGCTCGTCTTCGCCATCGTGATCTGGGAGGCTTCCCGGAGGCTCCATTTCACGCGAGCCGCGGCGAAGGCTCACCTCGGGAGCGCCGGGGTCGGCTCTGAACCTGGCAACTCAACTCACTGA
- a CDS encoding glycosyltransferase: MSLVVLTTYYGALILLTVFAVHRIVLVRTLARHSPGDPVVPDPASYPPVTIQLPLYNEPAVAARLIEAVAAIRYPARVTVQILDDSTDHTTRIIRKALASIEPPALMRLMHIRRDNRAGYKAGALREGLEQTYDDHIAVFDADFVPPPDFLLRTIPHLCARDEVGMVQVRWGHLNAGHSLLTRIQSRYLDSHFAIESAARCFSGCFFNFNGTAGVWKRRAIESAGGWSADTVTEDLDLSYRSQRAGWKFVYLNEMVAPAELPETLTTFQVQQFRWAKGSIQTGRKLLPSIIASRLPVRTRVEAALHLTNNSAWPLTILLSALIVPAVMLRWEAGMTTFLAFDAALLVTSTASLFAFYRTGASRSQGKQLSVGELFLVMLFGIGLSASNSAAVIAGLTSTGGVFHRTPKRGGSSTVIPDTAPRVPLAEALLSAWLLFSLVALVSIGAWACVAFVLLFVLGFGVSLFFAAGEWKRWLRARTPLPL; encoded by the coding sequence ATGTCTCTGGTCGTCCTCACGACTTATTACGGAGCTCTCATCCTCCTGACGGTCTTCGCGGTTCATCGGATTGTTCTCGTGCGGACCCTGGCGCGTCATTCTCCCGGGGATCCGGTGGTGCCGGACCCCGCATCGTATCCTCCCGTGACGATCCAGCTTCCGCTCTACAACGAGCCTGCGGTCGCTGCACGGCTCATCGAAGCGGTGGCAGCGATCCGTTATCCCGCTCGCGTCACAGTACAGATCCTCGACGACTCGACCGATCATACGACTCGGATCATCCGGAAGGCGCTCGCGTCCATCGAGCCGCCAGCCTTGATGAGGCTGATGCACATTCGTCGCGACAACCGCGCGGGATACAAGGCGGGCGCGCTGCGCGAAGGACTCGAGCAGACCTACGACGACCATATTGCTGTTTTCGACGCCGACTTCGTCCCGCCACCCGACTTTCTTCTCAGGACGATCCCGCACCTCTGCGCTCGCGACGAAGTCGGGATGGTGCAGGTTCGCTGGGGCCATCTCAACGCGGGGCATTCGCTTCTCACCCGGATCCAGTCGCGCTATCTGGACTCCCATTTCGCCATCGAGAGTGCGGCCCGCTGCTTCTCCGGCTGCTTTTTCAACTTCAACGGAACGGCGGGCGTGTGGAAGCGCCGGGCGATCGAGTCTGCGGGGGGCTGGTCCGCGGACACGGTCACGGAAGATCTCGATTTGTCGTATCGCTCGCAGAGAGCGGGCTGGAAGTTCGTCTATCTGAACGAGATGGTCGCTCCCGCCGAGCTCCCCGAGACACTCACGACATTCCAGGTTCAGCAGTTCCGATGGGCGAAAGGTTCGATTCAGACCGGCCGCAAGCTTCTCCCGTCGATCATCGCATCCCGCCTCCCGGTGCGCACGCGGGTGGAAGCGGCGCTGCATCTGACGAACAATTCAGCCTGGCCCCTCACGATTCTTCTCAGCGCTCTCATCGTTCCGGCCGTCATGTTGCGGTGGGAGGCCGGGATGACAACTTTCCTGGCGTTCGACGCGGCGCTGCTTGTCACCTCGACGGCCTCGCTCTTCGCCTTCTACCGGACGGGAGCCTCGCGATCGCAGGGGAAGCAGCTCTCCGTCGGCGAGCTGTTCCTGGTCATGCTCTTCGGAATCGGTCTGTCGGCGTCCAACTCCGCCGCGGTAATCGCCGGACTGACGTCGACGGGTGGTGTTTTCCACCGGACACCGAAGCGCGGTGGCTCTTCGACCGTGATCCCCGATACGGCCCCGCGTGTTCCACTGGCAGAGGCGCTGCTGTCGGCGTGGCTCCTCTTCTCGCTCGTCGCGCTCGTGTCGATCGGAGCCTGGGCATGCGTCGCATTCGTTCTTCTCTTCGTCCTCGGGTTTGGCGTTTCGCTCTTCTTCGCCGCGGGGGAGTGGAAGCGATGGCTCCGCGCGCGAACCCCGCTCCCGCTCTGA